A single region of the Gasterosteus aculeatus chromosome 1, fGasAcu3.hap1.1, whole genome shotgun sequence genome encodes:
- the clcn4 gene encoding H(+)/Cl(-) exchange transporter 4 — MEAGEGVSASTPTEEPNGSGHLMDFLDEPFPDVGTYEDFHTIDWLREKSRDTDRHRKITSKSKESLWELIKSLLDAWSGWVVMLLIGLLSGTLAGVIDLAVDWMTDLKEGVCLTAFWYSHEQCCWTSNETTFDDRDKCPQWQKWAELMTGHAEGAGAYVLNYLLYVMWALLFSFLAVSLVRVFAPYACGSGIPEIKTILSGFIIRGYLGKWTLLIKTVTLVLAVSSGLSLGKEGPLVHVACCCGNLFCSLFSKYSKNEGKRREVLSAAAAAGVSVAFGAPIGGVLFSLEEVSYYFPLKTLWRSFFAALVAAFTLRAINPFGNSRLVLFYVEYHTPWYMAELVPFILLGVFGGLWGTLFIRANIAWCRRRKTTLLGKYPVLEVIAVTGITAVLAFPNPYTRRSTSELISELFNDCGALESSQLCDYVNNPNMSRPVDDIPDRPAGPGVYNALWQLALALVFKIVITIFTFGMKIPSGLFIPSMAVGAIAGRIVGIAVEQMAYHHHDWLIFKNWCRPGADCVTPGLYAMVGAAACLGGVTRMTVSLVVIMFELTGGLEYIVPLMAAAVTSKWVADAFGKEGIYESHIQLNGYPYLDVRDEFTHRTLATDVMRPRRNDPPLAVLTQDSTTVEDVEALIKDTDYNGFPVVMSRESERLIGFVQRRDLTVAIKTARQKQDGVVSSSVVYFTEDAPLLPPTNPQPLKLRRILNLSPFTVTDHTPMETVVDIFRKLGLRQCLVTRSGRLLGIITKKDVLRHMAQMMNQDPESIMFN, encoded by the exons ATGGAGGCGGGTGAAG GTGTCAGCGCCTCCACCCCCACTGAGGAGCCGAACGGCTCCGGACACCTGATGGATTTCCTGGACGAGCCTTTTCCCGACGTGGGCACGTATGAAGACTTCCACACCATCGACTGGCTGAGGGAGAAGTCCCGGGACACCGACCGCCACCGCAAG ATCACCAGTAAGAGCAAAGAGTCCCTGTGGGAGCTGATCAAGAGCCTGCTGGACGCCTGGTCGGGATGGGTGGTGATGCTGCTCATCGGACTGCTCTCAG GCACGCTGGCCGGGGTCATCGACCTGGCGGTGGACTGGATGACGGACCTGAAGGAAGGCGTGTGTCTGACGGCCTTCTGGTACAGCCACGAGCAGTGCTGCTGGACGTCCAACGAGACCACCTTCGACGACCGGGACAAGTGTCCTCAGTGGCAGAAATGGGCCGAGCTGATGACGGGCCACGCCGAG gGCGCCGGAGCGTACGTGTTGAACTACTTGCTCTACGTCATGTGGGCgctgctcttctccttcctggCCGTGTCCCTGGTGCGGGTGTTCGCTCCGTACGCCTGCGGCTCGGGTATCCCGGAG ATCAAGACGATCCTCAGCGGCTTCATCATCCGGGGCTACTTGGGCAAATGGACGCTGCTGATCAAGACGGTCACCCTGGTTCTGGCCGTGTCGTCGGGTCTCAGCCTGGGGAAGGAGGGCCCTCTGGTCCACGTGGCGTGCTGCTGTGGAAACCTCTTCTGCAGCCTCTTCTCCAAGTACAGCAAGAACGAGGGCAAGCGGCGAGAG GTGCTATcggccgcagcagcagccggcgTGTCGGTGGCCTTTGGCGCGCCGATCGGAGGAGTTCTGTTCAGCCTGGAGGAG GTCAGCTACTACTTCCCCCTGAAGACTCTGTGGCGCTCGTTCTTCGCCGCGCTGGTCGCCGCCTTCACGCTGCGCGCCATCAACCCGTTCGGCAACAGCCGCCTGGTGCTGTTCTACGTGGAGTACCACACGCCGTGGTACATGGCCGAGCTGGTGCCCTTCATCCTGCTGGGCGTGTTCGGGGGCCTCTGGGGGACCCTCTTCATCCGGGCCAACATCGCCTGGTGCCGGCGCAGGAAGACCACCCTGCTGGGGAAGTACCCGGTCCTGGAGGTCATCGCCGTCACGGGCATCACCGCCGTGCTGGCGTTCCCCAACCCGTACACGCGGCGCAGCACCAGCGAGCTCATCTCGGAGCTCTTCAACGACTGCGGCGCGCTGGAGTCGTCTCAGCTGTGCGACTACGTCAACAACCCCAACATGAGTCGGCCCGTGGACGACATCCCGGACCGCCCGGCGGGGCCCGGGGTCTACAACGCCCTGTGGCAGCTCGCCCTCGCGCTCGTCTTCAAGATCGTCATCACCATCTTCACCTTCGGCATGAAG ATCCCGTCAGGCCTCTTCATCCCCAGCATGGCGGTCGGCGCCATCGCAGGACGCATCGTGGGCATCGCCGTGGAGCAGATGGCGTACCACCACCACGACTGGCTCATCTTCAAGAACTGGTGCCGGCCCGGCGCCGACTGTGTCACGCCGGGCCTCTACGCCATGGTGGGCGCCGCCGCCTGCCTGG GCGGAGTGACCAGGATGaccgtgtccctggtggtcaTCATGTTCGAGCTCACCGGCGGCCTGGAGTACATCGTCCCGCTGATGGCCGCCGCCGTCACCAGCAAGTGGGTGGCGGACGCCTTCGGGAAGGAAGGCATCTACGAGTCGCACATCCAGCTCAACGGGTACCCGTACCTGGACGTCCGGGACGAGTTCACCCACCGCACGCTGGCCACCGACGTGATGCGGCCCCGCCGGAACGACCCCCCTCTGGCCGTCCTCACGCAGGACTCCACCAcggtggaggacgtggaggcGCTGATCAAAGACACCGACTACAACGGCTTCCCGGTGGTCATGTCCAGAGAGTCGGAGAGGCTCATCGGCTTCGTGCAGCGCCGCGACCTCACCGTCGCCATCA AAACCGCCCGCCAGAAGCAGGACGGCGTAGTCAGCAGCTCGGTGGTCTACTTCACCGAGGACGCGCCGCTACTGCCGCCCACCAACCCGCAGCCGCTGAAGCTGCGCCGCATCCTGAACCTCAGCCCCTTCACCGTCACAGACCACACCCCCATGGAGACGGTGGTGGACATCTTCCGCAAGCTGGGCCTCCGCCAGTGTCTGGTCACCAGGAGCGG GCGCCTCCTGGGCATCATCACCAAGAAGGACGTCCTGCGCCACATGGCCCAGATGATGAACCAGGACCCGGAGTCCATCATGTTCAATTAG
- the ephx2 gene encoding bifunctional epoxide hydrolase 2 isoform X3 codes for MSEKKAVLFNFWGVVASSRPRALLQELEELHQLPGGFLSEVASRMDGAMSRAERGQVTFSQMIPAFEAECAEEAGVRGVTLPSDWSARGLLEELREAMMDVQPAVMKTAVRLRHSGLLTAVLANHWLDDVAAGGCPARLLSLLGAHFDLVLQSCRSGHRVPEPAMFRSALQQLGVTSQQALWMDADEEGVKAAEGVGMTAVLVEDLDEALKELANFTGVQAVGAETPPPPCSPDDVAHGYVTIRPGVRTHYVEMGSGPPVVLCHGFPESWYSWRYQIPAVAAAGFRVLALDMKGYGGSTAPPDIEEYSQQQLCKDLIIFLDKMAIPQVTLVGHDWGGVLVWTMAQYFPERVRAAASLNTPLFPADPSVSPAEKLKTIPIFDYQLYFQKPGVAEAELEKDLERTFNIMFVSSAEVGQRPALSTAGVCARGGLFVGLPEQIPRGCMLTEADLRYYVSQYRERGFRRPLNWYRNGEENWRWMCSRPPGKMLMPALMVTAGKDQVLLPAFSKGMEDLIPHLSRGHIEDCGHWTQMERPAETNGILISWLQETLKGGGGVFMAPKL; via the exons ATGTCTGAGAAGAAAGCCGTGCTGTTCAACTTCTGGGGAGTGGTGGCCTCGTCCAGACCTCGTGCActcctgcaggagctggaggagctgcaccaGCTGCCGGG AGGCTTCCTGTCCGAAGTGGCGTCCCGGATGGACGGCGCCATGAGCCGGGCGGAGAGGGGCCAGGTGACCTTTTCTCAG ATGATCCCAGCCTTCGAGGCGGAGTGTGCGGAGGAGGCCGGGGTCAGAGGTGTGACGCTGCCCTCTGATTGGTCAGCTAGAggcctgctggaggagctcagaGAGGCCATGATGGACGTCCAACCGGCCGTGATGAAGACAGCTGTCCGCCTGCGTCACAGTG GGTTACTGACGGCGGTCCTGGCCAATCACTGGCTGGATGACGTCGCCGCTGGAGGCTGTCCGGCCCGCCTCCTGTCTCTGCTCGGCGCCCACTTTGACCTGGTCCTCCAGTCCTGTCGCTCAGGCCACAGGGTCCCAGAGCCTGCCATGTTCCGCTCCGcgctgcagcagctgggagTGACGTCACAACAG GCCCTGTGGATGGATGCGGACGAGGAAGGCGTGAAGGCCGCGGAGGGAGTCGGGATGACCGCCGTCTTGGTGGAAGACCTGGACGAGGCTTTGAAGGAACTGGCCAACTTCACCGGAGTTCAG GCTGTTGGAGCAgagactccgccccccccctgcagccctgATGACGTGGCACATGGATACGTCACCATCAGG CCCGGAGTGAGGACTCACTACGTGGAGATGGGCTCGGGTCCACCGGTGGTTCTGTGTCACGGCTTCCCTGAGAGCTGGTACTCCTGGAGGTACCAG ATCCCGGCCGTGGCTGCAGCAGGGTTCAGGGTGCTGGCTCTGGACATGAAGGGATACGGAGGCTCCACGGCGCCACCTG ACATCGAGGAGTAttctcagcagcagctctgcaaG GATTTAATCATATTTCTGGATAAAATG GCGATACCTCAGGTCACCCTGGTGGGTCACGACTGGGGCGGCGTCCTGGTCTGGACCATGGCTCAGTATTTCCCTGAGAGAGTCAG ggctgCAGCCTCTCTGAACACTCCTCTGTTCCCCGCGGATCCGTCTGTGAGTCCTGCAGAGAAGCTGAAGACGATTCCCATCTTCGACTACCAGCTGTACTTCCAGAAGCCC GGCGTAGCTGAGGCCGAGCTGGAGAAAGACCTGGAGAGGACCTTCAACATCATGTTTGTCAGCAGTGCTGAAGTG GGGCAGCGTCCCGCTCTCAGCACCGCGGGGGTCTGCGCCCGAG GTGGTCTCTTTGTGGGTCTGCCGGAGCAGATTCCCCGCGGCTGCATGCTGACGGAGGCCGACCTGCGTTACTACGTCAGCCAGTACCGAGAGCGAGGCTTCAG GCGCCCGCTGAACTGGTACCGCAACGGGGAGGAGAACTGGAGGTGGATGTGCTCCCGCCCCCCCGGAAAg atGCTCATGCCGGCGCTGATGGTGACCGCGGGTAAAGACCAGGTGCTGCTGCCGGCCTTCTCCAAGGGGATGGAGGACCTG ATCCCGCACCTGAGCAGAGGACACATCGAGGACTGCGGGCACTGGACCCAGATGGAGAGGCCGGCGGAGACCAACGGCATCCTGATCTCGTGGCTCCAAGAGACGCTGAAGGGGGGCGGAGGCGTTTTCATGGCGCCCAAactgtga
- the ephx2 gene encoding bifunctional epoxide hydrolase 2 isoform X1, with translation MSEKKAVLFNFWGVVASSRPRALLQELEELHQLPGGFLSEVASRMDGAMSRAERGQVTFSQMIPAFEAECAEEAGVRGVTLPSDWSARGLLEELREAMMDVQPAVMKTAVRLRHSGLLTAVLANHWLDDVAAGGCPARLLSLLGAHFDLVLQSCRSGHRVPEPAMFRSALQQLGVTSQQALWMDADEEGVKAAEGVGMTAVLVEDLDEALKELANFTGVQAVGAETPPPPCSPDDVAHGYVTIRPGVRTHYVEMGSGPPVVLCHGFPESWYSWRYQIPAVAAAGFRVLALDMKGYGGSTAPPDIEEYSQQQLCKDLIIFLDKMAIPQVTLVGHDWGGVLVWTMAQYFPERVRAAASLNTPLFPADPSVSPAEKLKTIPIFDYQLYFQKPRYFYCTTPQRYFCCTAPQRYFYCTTPQRYLWRYFYCLLLHYTSEVLLLHCTSEVLLLHYTSEVLLLLCTSEVLLLHYTSEVLLLQYTSEVLLLHCTSEVLVEVLLLPSTALHLRGTSTALHLRGTSTALHLRGTSTALHLRGTSAALHLRGTSAALHLRGTSTALHLRGTCGGTSTAFYCTTPQRYFYCTAPQRYFYCTTPQRYFYCSAPQRYFCCTTPQRYFYCNTHQRYFYCTAPQRYLWRYFYCLLLHYTSEVLLLHCTSEVLLLLCTSEVLLLHYTSEVLLLHCTSEVLLLHCTSEVLLLHYTSEYLVVAV, from the exons ATGTCTGAGAAGAAAGCCGTGCTGTTCAACTTCTGGGGAGTGGTGGCCTCGTCCAGACCTCGTGCActcctgcaggagctggaggagctgcaccaGCTGCCGGG AGGCTTCCTGTCCGAAGTGGCGTCCCGGATGGACGGCGCCATGAGCCGGGCGGAGAGGGGCCAGGTGACCTTTTCTCAG ATGATCCCAGCCTTCGAGGCGGAGTGTGCGGAGGAGGCCGGGGTCAGAGGTGTGACGCTGCCCTCTGATTGGTCAGCTAGAggcctgctggaggagctcagaGAGGCCATGATGGACGTCCAACCGGCCGTGATGAAGACAGCTGTCCGCCTGCGTCACAGTG GGTTACTGACGGCGGTCCTGGCCAATCACTGGCTGGATGACGTCGCCGCTGGAGGCTGTCCGGCCCGCCTCCTGTCTCTGCTCGGCGCCCACTTTGACCTGGTCCTCCAGTCCTGTCGCTCAGGCCACAGGGTCCCAGAGCCTGCCATGTTCCGCTCCGcgctgcagcagctgggagTGACGTCACAACAG GCCCTGTGGATGGATGCGGACGAGGAAGGCGTGAAGGCCGCGGAGGGAGTCGGGATGACCGCCGTCTTGGTGGAAGACCTGGACGAGGCTTTGAAGGAACTGGCCAACTTCACCGGAGTTCAG GCTGTTGGAGCAgagactccgccccccccctgcagccctgATGACGTGGCACATGGATACGTCACCATCAGG CCCGGAGTGAGGACTCACTACGTGGAGATGGGCTCGGGTCCACCGGTGGTTCTGTGTCACGGCTTCCCTGAGAGCTGGTACTCCTGGAGGTACCAG ATCCCGGCCGTGGCTGCAGCAGGGTTCAGGGTGCTGGCTCTGGACATGAAGGGATACGGAGGCTCCACGGCGCCACCTG ACATCGAGGAGTAttctcagcagcagctctgcaaG GATTTAATCATATTTCTGGATAAAATG GCGATACCTCAGGTCACCCTGGTGGGTCACGACTGGGGCGGCGTCCTGGTCTGGACCATGGCTCAGTATTTCCCTGAGAGAGTCAG ggctgCAGCCTCTCTGAACACTCCTCTGTTCCCCGCGGATCCGTCTGTGAGTCCTGCAGAGAAGCTGAAGACGATTCCCATCTTCGACTACCAGCTGTACTTCCAGAAGCCC AGGTACTTCTACTGCACTACACCTCAGAGGTACTTCTGCTGCACTGCACCTCAGAGGTACTTCTACTGCACTACACCTCAGAGGTACTTGTGGAGGTACTTCTACTGCCTTCTACTGCACTACACCTCAGAGGTACTTCTACTGCACTGCACCTCAGAGGTACTTCTACTGCACTACACCTCAGAGGTACTTCTACTGCTCTGCACCTCAGAGGTACTTCTGCTGCACTACACCTCAGAGGTACTTCTACTGCAATACACATCAGAGGTACTTCTACTGCACTGCACCTCAGAGGTACTTGTGGAGGTACTTCTACTGCCTTCTACTGCACTACACCTCAGAGGTACTTCTACTGCACTGCACCTCAGAGGTACTTCTACTGCTCTGCACCTCAGAGGTACTTCTACTGCACTACACCTCAGAGGTACTTCTGCTGCACTACACCTCAGAGGTACTTCTGCTGCACTGCACCTCAGAGGTACTTCTACTGCACTACACCTCAGAGGTACTTGTGGAGGTACTTCTACTGCCTTCTACTGCACTACACCTCAGAGGTACTTCTACTGCACTGCACCTCAGAGGTACTTCTACTGCACTACACCTCAGAGGTACTTCTACTGCTCTGCACCTCAGAGGTACTTCTGCTGCACTACACCTCAGAGGTACTTCTACTGCAATACACATCAGAGGTACTTCTACTGCACTGCACCTCAGAGGTACTTGTGGAGGTACTTCTACTGCCTTCTACTGCACTACACCTCAGAGGTACTTCTACTGCACTGCACCTCAGAGGTACTTCTACTGCTCTGCACCTCAGAGGTACTTCTACTGCACTACACCTCAGAGGTACTTCTGCTGCACTGCACCTCAGAGGTACTTCTGCTGCACTGCACCTCAGAGGTACTTCTGCTGCACTACACCTCAGAGTACTTGGTAGTGGCTGTCTAG
- the ephx2 gene encoding bifunctional epoxide hydrolase 2 isoform X2, with translation MSEKKAVLFNFWGVVASSRPRALLQELEELHQLPGGFLSEVASRMDGAMSRAERGQVTFSQMIPAFEAECAEEAGVRGVTLPSDWSARGLLEELREAMMDVQPAVMKTAVRLRHSGLLTAVLANHWLDDVAAGGCPARLLSLLGAHFDLVLQSCRSGHRVPEPAMFRSALQQLGVTSQQALWMDADEEGVKAAEGVGMTAVLVEDLDEALKELANFTGVQAVGAETPPPPCSPDDVAHGYVTIRPGVRTHYVEMGSGPPVVLCHGFPESWYSWRYQIPAVAAAGFRVLALDMKGYGGSTAPPDIEEYSQQQLCKDLIIFLDKMAIPQVTLVGHDWGGVLVWTMAQYFPERVRAAASLNTPLFPADPSVSPAEKLKTIPIFDYQLYFQKPRYFYCTTPQRYFCCTAPQRYFYCTTPQRYLWRYFYCLLLHYTSEVLLLHCTSEVLLLHYTSEVLLLLCTSEVLLLHYTSEVLLLQYTSEVLLLHCTSEVLVEVLLLPSTALHLRGTSTALHLRGTSTALHLRGTSTALHLRGTSAALHLRGTSAALHLRGTSTALHLRGTCGGTSTAFYCTTPQRYFYCTAPQRYFYCTTPQRYFYCSAPQRYFCCTTPQRYFYCNTHQRYFYCTAPQRYLWRYFYCLLLHYTSEYLVVAV, from the exons ATGTCTGAGAAGAAAGCCGTGCTGTTCAACTTCTGGGGAGTGGTGGCCTCGTCCAGACCTCGTGCActcctgcaggagctggaggagctgcaccaGCTGCCGGG AGGCTTCCTGTCCGAAGTGGCGTCCCGGATGGACGGCGCCATGAGCCGGGCGGAGAGGGGCCAGGTGACCTTTTCTCAG ATGATCCCAGCCTTCGAGGCGGAGTGTGCGGAGGAGGCCGGGGTCAGAGGTGTGACGCTGCCCTCTGATTGGTCAGCTAGAggcctgctggaggagctcagaGAGGCCATGATGGACGTCCAACCGGCCGTGATGAAGACAGCTGTCCGCCTGCGTCACAGTG GGTTACTGACGGCGGTCCTGGCCAATCACTGGCTGGATGACGTCGCCGCTGGAGGCTGTCCGGCCCGCCTCCTGTCTCTGCTCGGCGCCCACTTTGACCTGGTCCTCCAGTCCTGTCGCTCAGGCCACAGGGTCCCAGAGCCTGCCATGTTCCGCTCCGcgctgcagcagctgggagTGACGTCACAACAG GCCCTGTGGATGGATGCGGACGAGGAAGGCGTGAAGGCCGCGGAGGGAGTCGGGATGACCGCCGTCTTGGTGGAAGACCTGGACGAGGCTTTGAAGGAACTGGCCAACTTCACCGGAGTTCAG GCTGTTGGAGCAgagactccgccccccccctgcagccctgATGACGTGGCACATGGATACGTCACCATCAGG CCCGGAGTGAGGACTCACTACGTGGAGATGGGCTCGGGTCCACCGGTGGTTCTGTGTCACGGCTTCCCTGAGAGCTGGTACTCCTGGAGGTACCAG ATCCCGGCCGTGGCTGCAGCAGGGTTCAGGGTGCTGGCTCTGGACATGAAGGGATACGGAGGCTCCACGGCGCCACCTG ACATCGAGGAGTAttctcagcagcagctctgcaaG GATTTAATCATATTTCTGGATAAAATG GCGATACCTCAGGTCACCCTGGTGGGTCACGACTGGGGCGGCGTCCTGGTCTGGACCATGGCTCAGTATTTCCCTGAGAGAGTCAG ggctgCAGCCTCTCTGAACACTCCTCTGTTCCCCGCGGATCCGTCTGTGAGTCCTGCAGAGAAGCTGAAGACGATTCCCATCTTCGACTACCAGCTGTACTTCCAGAAGCCC AGGTACTTCTACTGCACTACACCTCAGAGGTACTTCTGCTGCACTGCACCTCAGAGGTACTTCTACTGCACTACACCTCAGAGGTACTTGTGGAGGTACTTCTACTGCCTTCTACTGCACTACACCTCAGAGGTACTTCTACTGCACTGCACCTCAGAGGTACTTCTACTGCACTACACCTCAGAGGTACTTCTACTGCTCTGCACCTCAGAGGTACTTCTGCTGCACTACACCTCAGAGGTACTTCTACTGCAATACACATCAGAGGTACTTCTACTGCACTGCACCTCAGAGGTACTTGTGGAGGTACTTCTACTGCCTTCTACTGCACTACACCTCAGAGGTACTTCTACTGCACTGCACCTCAGAGGTACTTCTACTGCTCTGCACCTCAGAGGTACTTCTACTGCACTACACCTCAGAGGTACTTCTGCTGCACTACACCTCAGAGGTACTTCTGCTGCACTGCACCTCAGAGGTACTTCTACTGCACTACACCTCAGAGGTACTTGTGGAGGTACTTCTACTGCCTTCTACTGCACTACACCTCAGAGGTACTTCTACTGCACTGCACCTCAGAGGTACTTCTACTGCACTACACCTCAGAGGTACTTCTACTGCTCTGCACCTCAGAGGTACTTCTGCTGCACTACACCTCAGAGGTACTTCTACTGCAATACACATCAGAGGTACTTCTACTGCACTGCACCTCAGAGGTACTTGTGGAGGTACTTCTACTGCCTTCTACTGCACTACAC CTCAGAGTACTTGGTAGTGGCTGTCTAG